The genomic window GGCCAGCCTTTCCGCCCTTTTCGGTGAGCAGCCAGAGCTCGATGTCGGGCAGAATGAAACGCTCTATGGAGCGATCCGTTACGACGAGGAACAGCGGCCGATCGCTGAGATCGTACGCGCCACATATATCCCGGATCTCCACCTGATACCGGGCAATCTCGAGCTCATGGAGTTCGAGCATGACACACCACGCGCGCTGATGACCCGGAAGGCGGGAGATACGCTCTTTTTCGCGCGGATTGGCCAAGCCATCGCCCAGGTGCAGGACCTGTATGATGTCGTCATAATCGATTGCCCCCCGCAGCTCGGATATCTCACCCTTTCCGCGCTGACGGCCGCAACCTCCGTCCTGATCACGATTCATCCCCAGATGCTCGATGTGATGTCGATGAGCCAATTTCTGGCCATGACGGGTGATCTGCTCGATGAAATATCCCGTGTGGGCGCAACGTCCGATTACAACTGGCTGAGATATCTCGTTACGCGGTTCGAGCCCAGCGACGGCCCGCAGAACCAGATGGTCGCATTTCTCCGCTCGATTTTTAACGATCACGTCCTGATTCACCCGATGCTCAAGAGCACCGCGGTGTCCGACGCTGGTTTGACGAACCAGACGCTGTTTGAGGTCGAACGCAGCCAGTTCACGCGTTCGACCTACGATCGAGCGATTGAAGCAATGCAGAATGTCAATGGTGAGATCGAAGAACTCATCAGCAAGGCTTGGGGACGCTCCGCATGAGCCGAAAGCGCATATTTGCAACCCTCGATTCTACAGTGGGAAGCGCCGCGGATCCCTCTGCCCCGGAGACACCTGCGCGGGTGGAAGGCCGGCCGAGATCGCGGCCCCTGCTGGGCGTTGCGGGCCTTGGAATTGACCCCAATCGCTCGCCGGTGGGAGCCATTGGCCAATCCTTGGGCGAGGTTTCGGAGCGGAATCGACGCGCCGATGAAATCGAGAAAAGGCTCTCCGCTGGCCAGACAATCGTCGAATTGAACCCAGCCGAGATCGATCCGTCCTTTATCACGGATCGGATGCCGGCTGATGACGACGTCCAGCGCCAGTTCGTTGCTTCAATCCGGGAGCAAGGGCAGCAAGTTCCAATCCTGGTAAGGCCTCACCCGCAAGCGCGGGGACGCTATCAGGTCGCCTTCGGGCATCGCCGGCTCAGGGCAGCCATCGAACTCGGCATGCCGGTTCGCGCCGTGGTTCGCGACCTCAGCGACGAAGAGCTGGTTGTCGCGCAAGGCCAGGAGAACAACGAGCGCCGCGACCTCACCTTTATTGAGAAGGCACGGTTCGCGCGTAACCTGCAGCCGCGTTTTACGCGCGATGTGATCATGGCAGCCATGTCGATCTATAAGAGTGACCTGTCCAATATGCTGTCGGTCGTCACCCGGATCCCGGATGAACTCGTGGATGCGATCGGACCGGCGCACGGGATCGGACGTCGCAACTGGATCGAGCTGGCGGACCTGCTTTCGCGATCTGATGCGCTTGATCGTGCCACCGCGCTAGCCCGCGGCGATACCTTCGCGGCGATGCCGTCCGATGCACGCTTCAAAGCCGTATTGGCCGCGTTGAAACCGAAGCCGGGCGAACGGCGCGAGCCCAACGTCTGGACCTCCCGGCATGGATCGCCGCTGGCACGGGTGGAGCAAAGCGAGCGGAAGGTAGCCGTTACAATCGATAGACGCCAGGCGCCCGACTTCGCTGATTTCGTACTGAACGAGCTGCCCAGGCTCTACGCTGAATATGAAAGCCGGAAATAATCAGGCTTTCGCAGGTCTGACTATGTGAGAGGAGAGCGGCAGCAAAAGAAAAAGGCCCCCGAAACACCGTCCCGGAAGCCCTTCTCCTGTGTGAGAACTAGAGAATCGCATTTCCTGGAATCGCAGTCAAGAGTCCCTTGAGGGATAATTGTCGTTTCGGCGAGCAGATTTCTTTTGCCTAGCGATAGGTGAAAGAGAATGCAGACGTATATTGCAACGACGCCCTTTGGGCGGCGAACGATGTCGCTTGCCCAGTTTGCGCAGCAAGCCATCGGACGCAGCGCCCCGAGGGATGCCGTCGTCCACAAATGGCAAGTGTTTCAGCATATTCGCGAGGCACGCGACCGGCTGGGTGCGACCGACAGGGCGCTCACCATCCTCAACGCCCTACTGTCGTTTCACCCGGAAACGACCCTGTCAGGCGGCACGGACATCATCGTCTGGCCCTCCAACGAACAGCTGGCGTCCCGCGCCAATGGCATGCCTGCAACGACCCTGCGGCGGCATCTCTCAATCCTTGTTGATTGTGGCCTGATCATCCGCCGCGACAGTCCCAACGGAAAACGCTTCGCGCGCAAGGGCAGGGGAGGGGATATCGAGCAGGTCTATGGCTTCGATCTCTCTCCCATCGTCGCCCGAGCCGAGATCTTCAAGGACATGGCGGAGGCTGTACAGGCCGACAAACGCGCCAGACAGGTCGCCAGGGAGCAACTGACGCTCCTGCGCAGGGATATCGTCAAGACCATCGCCGCAGCCCGTGAAGAGGGCGCGCCTGGTCCCTGGGATAGCCTGCAGCGCCGCTACGAGGACACGATTAGCCGTCTTCCCCGGCAAGCCTGTGGTGAGGTGATCGAAGCGATCTGCGGTGATCTGCGCCTTCTCTGGCGTGAAATCCGCATATCCTTGGAAATCTTCACACAATCCCAGATTACGGCCGCCAATGAGTCCCATTCTGGCGGGCACATAAAGGAATCAAATCCAGAATCCCATTTAGAATCTTCGAAAAGCTATCCGAAAAAGGAAGAAAACGGCCTCGAGCCCGGAAAGCCAGGCACAGCACACCAGGATCCCAGCCTCGCCACTGTCATCAAAGCCTGCCCCGCCATCGTTGAGCTGGCCCAAGGCCGGGCAATCCAGGATTGGCGCGGCCTTCTGGGGTTAGCCAGCCTTGTCCGTCCGATGTTGGGGATCAGTGTCAAAAGCTGGGAGGGGACCTGCGCAGCATTAGGGCCGCAGCGGGCCGCGACAATGCTTGCTGCGATCTATGAACGGTCGGGTCGGATTGCTAACCCCGGTGGCTACCTGCGCCATCTCACTGAGCGCATGGTCCAGGGACAGTTCTCTACGACGCCGATGATCCTCGCCCTGCTCACAACTAAACTGAAAGAGGGCAGGGGAGGGGAGAGCCTCCTTCATTCGGCTCCGTCCGCGGAGCCCCCGGAAGGCGAGGGCGGCCTCGCGCCCCCTTCAATCCCAATCAGTGCTGCCTTGAGGCAAAGGCTGGGAAGCTGTTCAACTGGACGCGCTGAAATCAAGGACAGAGCGCGCCACGCCTACGGGTCTCCTGTTCCAAGGCGGTAGTTTATCAGCCCGGGGATCAGAGACCGAGATTGGCGCGCAAACGCCAATTCCGCGTAAGCCCTCCCGTCCGGAGCACTCTGTCAATCGCCTAAGCTGAAAAGCACAGTCGGATCGGTAACCACCGGTGGCGCGTGGAAGGTCAGGCGCACAGCTTCCATCAACAGAAGCGGAGGCGCCATATCGGTGGCCAGTTCCTCGATCCGGGCCTTCAGCTCAATGACCTTTTCAGGGTTCTCCGCGGCGAGGTTCTTTGTCTCGGACGTGTCCTCGCGGAGGTTGAACAACTCGAGCCGTTGCGGCAAGGCGGCCTTCCATACGAGCTTCCAGTCGCCCTTGCGTATGGCTGCTCCCATCGGATCTACGTTGTAAATGATCTCATCACGCGGTGATGGTTTGCCGTCGGCAAGCACTCCCCAGACGTCCACCCCGTCGAGCGGCTTGGTCTTACTGATCGTAGCCCCGGCCAGACCGGCCAGCGTTGGATACATATCAACGACGTGGATCATCTCATCGACGACCCCGGGCTTTATCCGATTTGGCCAATTGGCGACAGCCGCTACTCTGGTTCCTCCCTCGTAGAGCGTTCCCTTGCCATCGCGATAAGGGCCGTTACTCGCCGGAAGACTGCCGGCCACCTTCGTGTCGCCGGCAAAGATTGAGCTCGTCACGCCGCCATTGTCGCTATGGAAGACAATCAATGTGTTGTCGCGCATGCCACGCTTTTCGAGTTCTGCGATGACTTTGCCGATTCCATCATCCATAACCGAAATCATGGCAGCGTAAGCACGCCGGTTCTCATCGCTGATGCCCTTGAATCTGTCCAGATAGCCCTGCGGCGCCTGGAAGGGCGTGTGCGGAGCCGTGAAGGCCAGATAGAGAAACAGGGGCTTGGCACCGTTGTGCTCTCGAATGACCCGGGCAGCCTCATCTCCGAACAGGCTATTGTCGAAACCGGGCTCCTCGATGGGCGCATTGTCGCGATACCAATCTGGAACGCCATGGGAGGTATGCTTGAAATGATCGATCTCGCCGACCAGCGAGCCGTAGAACTGATCGAAGCCACGTTGCTTGGGCCAGAACTCAGGCCTCGCATGGCCGAGATGCCATTTCCCGACCAGGGCGGTCGCGTAGCCAACATCCTGTAAGGTCTGGGGGAGAAGATATTCGTCCATTGGAATAGCGTATGTCCCGGCGCCCGGAATCACGCCCGTCTGGAGACCGTAGCGCAGTGGGTAGCGCCCGGTCAGCAGCGCGGCGCGCGTTGGTGTGCACATAGGCTGCGTGTAGAACTGCTCCATCCGCGCGCCGCTCTTCGCCAGCGCGTCCAGATTCGGCGTCGCGATGTCGGAGCCGTGGAAACCGACATCGCCCCACCCCATGTCGTCGGCGACGATGTAAACGATGTTTGGCGGAGCATCCTGCGCCGAAGCTGTGCCGGTGCCTGCCATACCGATCGCCAGGCCGCCCGCCGCAAACCTCAATGCCATGCCAGCCATAAGGGCCCGGCGCGAGATGCCAGATTTGGCGGCAACTGTAGCAGTCATTTGTGTTTCGCCTTGCATGAGCCTTTAGCAGCAGCTGCCCGGCAGCCTTGCCGGCGCCGGAGACCATGGGGCCGCCGACTTTGTATGGTTACATCGTCGTGCTAGCCTCGCTATCCGCTTTGCGCAAAAGAAAGCGGGAGGCTTATGTCCGGACAGTCTCCTTCCAGATGGGATGGGTTCATCGAATTCTCGCCAGACCAGCTATCAAACGCTGCGTCGAACGTCCCGTTGTCCGTGGATATCCTGTCGGCAGGCGGATCACCCTCCTGGATTCGTCAGCTTCAGTCGCCAGAAGGCTGGGCGCTCGACACGTCCTACCTGAACAGTCACGTCCGCGCACGCGGTGGCTTCCAACGCGGCTGCGTCGTTGTGCTGATGGCGACGCGTCCGGCTCAGGCGACGATCTGCAACGTCCCGCTTGAGCCCGGCGTCGTTCTTATCATACCCGATGGGCACGATATTTTTGCCAGCATAAAGCCCGGTGCCGCCTGGACGGCGGCGGTCCTGCCTACAGAGACATGGCTCGACATCGAGGAAACCGCCACGCGCGTGTCTGTCGACAGCATTCGGAGCGCGCCCAAGGCCGTCAGGCTTTCACGTCCCGGCTTGCAGTATGTCGGCAACCGCCTCGCGACTCTCCCCAGCTGCCTGGATGAAGACGATACGCAGCGTGCGTGGCGCATGCCGACCGCTGTCTCCGAGTATCTCGGGGCCATCGCCGAGGCTTCTCTGGACCGGGAGTTAGCGGATCGGCAGCTTGATCGATCCTTGACACGCCGCCTTGCTCAGGCCTGGAAGGCCGACGATTTCATCAGGGCCCACTTGAGCGACAGCCTGTCCGTCATGCGGCTCTGCAAGGAATTGCGGGTAAGTCGTAGACAGCTTGAATATGCATTCCGGACCACTTTCGACATAAGCCCCGCCGACTATATCCAGCGGACTCGGCTCAATGAAAGCCGCCGCAAGCTGCTCTCGGCACGAAAGACTGGCCAGTCGGTGACGGACGTCGCGCTGGAAACCGGCATTACGCATCTGAGCCGCTTCGCGGGGTATTACCAACGCTTATTTGGCGAGACGCCTAGTGACACGGCACGTCGTCGGTGACGACGGACCAATGGCAAATCGTGCAGTGACGGCTTCGCCTTTAATGCATCTTGCCTTCCGGATCTGCCATTGCCCAGGCTGTCGATGCCATCGACACATAATATATTCTACAAGCTGGCTTTCCGAAGATGCTGAACGAGATTATACGATCATTTGTAAACGTCGCTTGTGGCTTGCGAGCCGCATAGTAAGATCCGAAAAGCCCCTGAATTCAGGGCGCTTCGCCAATCTCAGGCTTGGCCTGATGTGCCGCTGCTCAATCCGGGAGATCGAGCGCGAGGAGAGGATATCGATATAACGGAAGCAAAATGCGTATCAGCATCCGTATCGATGCAAATCGCACTTAATTGCAGTCGTTTATAAAATATGCGACTTGGCGCTCCAGCCGCTGCTTCCGACCATCGTACGGTCGGAAGGCCAACTCGCCCGCTTCGACGAGGTCGTGCGCCGACGGATAGGCTGGTGGGGTTGAAGTCGATGCTCATCGGCGGCCTCCACTTCCATCGTTGACACGCTCTGGTCCGATCCGCCTTAAGGTCGCAATCACCACGACCACCGCGCTCAGTGCCGCCCCCGCCACAATGTATGCGGCCGACTCCCAGCCAAACCGATCCAGTGCATTGCCGATTGCAGTCGGACCAAGGATTTGTCCGAGATTGTTGCCCTGGACGATCAGGCCCAGCACGACCGGCACCAGCCCAGCCGCCGGCGCCACGATTGGCGCGGAGGACAGCAGAATCGCCGGGATCATTCCGCCCACGGCGGAGAACAGTAAACAGAGGCCAAAGGCGGCACTGTCCGGCAATATGGGAAGAAAGATACCGAAGCTGGCCAATCCCATGACGAGGCATGCAGCAATCAGCAGTGCCGGCCGTCTGATACCTTTGGACAAAAGCAGGCCCGCCACCAGATTGCCGATGACGTTCATGGCTGATGCCAGAGCACTGAGCAATCCAGCCGTCTGATGCGATACGCCGAGCCTCTCCATCAACAAGACGGGCAGGAAGCTGAACACGGCGAAAAACATTAGGCTATAGAGCGCAAACGTGATCGAAAGTCCGACAGCACCCTGGTCGCTCGACACGGCCAATGTGTCACGGCGCAAGCCGCTCCAGGACAACGACAGCCTTCCGTCGCTGGCGGGAATGACGAACGGAACAGCCAAGCAGATAGCCAGCGTTAGTGCACTGCTCGCCCACCACATCATCCGCCAGTCGTCGAACAGCGGCCCCGCCAGCATTGCAGCCGCCATACCGATCGGCATGAAACAGCTCCAAAGCGCAAAGGCCAGATCACGTTCAGATGGTCGCGCGACACGCTCAAGCAGCGAGGGAGCCGCAACCGTCACCAGAAGAAAGCCCGCCCCCTCGATGACGCGGCCGATGAACAGACTGGGAAGGCCTGTGATCAGCGCGCCGAGTGCGGCACCCGCTGCTGTGACCAGAAGCCCGATTACGAGAATGCGCCTCGCGCCGAAACGCGCAACAAACGCCCCGGTCGGAATGCCGCCAAAGAGCCCGATCACCGCGAATATTCCGGCCAGCCAGCCAATCGCTGTCAGCCCGATACCAAGATCGATCTGCAACAGAGGTGCTGCGATCGCCGCCTTGCCGACCTGCAAGGCGGCCGCAACCCCGCTCCACACAATCACAAGTACGGCAGGCCAATGTGTGGGGGCCGTTCTGGTCCTTTTTGAGATGGCGTCCGTCACGACGCCTTTCCCGCGCGGCCGGCAACGAGGGCGGCGGTGATTTCCGCAACATGCCGCCCCTGGAACCGAGCGCCTGCCAGTTCGTTCTCGCTGGGGTCCCGGTGCCCACCCTTGCCGTCGTCTGCCAGGGTCGATGCGCCATAGGGCGAGCAGCCGGTGATCTCGTCCATCCGCATCTGGCCCTTGAAGCTGTAGGGCAAGCCAACAACGATCATTCCCAGATGAAACAGAACGGTCTGGGTAGACTGGATAGTGGTTTCCTGCCCGCCATGCTGACTTCCCGTGGAGGCAAAGACGCTGCCGACCTTGCCCACCAGCTTGTCCTCGAACCAAAGTCCGCCGGTCTGGTCGAGAAAGTTCTTCATCTGAGACGCCATGTTGCCATAGCGGGTGGGCGTCCCGATGATGATGGCGTCGTAGTCGGCAAGCTCGGCCACCGTGGCCACGGGCGCAGACTGGTCGACTTTATATCCGGACTTTGCGGCAACCGCTTCGGGAGCAAGCTCCGGCACGCGCCTGATCGTCACCGACGCGCCCGCCTCACGGCCACCCTCAGCCACGGCGGCGGCCATCGTCTCGATATGACCATATGAGGAATAGTAAAGCACCAGCACGTTTGTCATATCGTAATCTCGCATCCACTGTTGTTCGCGGCGCAGGTTGCAGCAGGCATTCGAGCTGATTAAGTGATATAAAATGCATTATGATGATCATTAGGAGTGATCATGCTCGATGCTCTTACGCTCGATCAGATCCGCACTTTTGTGACGATTGCGGACAGTGGCAGCTTCCGCTCCGCAGCAAAGAAGCTTTCACGC from Hyphomicrobiales bacterium includes these protein-coding regions:
- a CDS encoding Helix-turn-helix domain-containing protein, translated to MSGQSPSRWDGFIEFSPDQLSNAASNVPLSVDILSAGGSPSWIRQLQSPEGWALDTSYLNSHVRARGGFQRGCVVVLMATRPAQATICNVPLEPGVVLIIPDGHDIFASIKPGAAWTAAVLPTETWLDIEETATRVSVDSIRSAPKAVRLSRPGLQYVGNRLATLPSCLDEDDTQRAWRMPTAVSEYLGAIAEASLDRELADRQLDRSLTRRLAQAWKADDFIRAHLSDSLSVMRLCKELRVSRRQLEYAFRTTFDISPADYIQRTRLNESRRKLLSARKTGQSVTDVALETGITHLSRFAGYYQRLFGETPSDTARRR
- a CDS encoding Sulfatase, yielding MTATVAAKSGISRRALMAGMALRFAAGGLAIGMAGTGTASAQDAPPNIVYIVADDMGWGDVGFHGSDIATPNLDALAKSGARMEQFYTQPMCTPTRAALLTGRYPLRYGLQTGVIPGAGTYAIPMDEYLLPQTLQDVGYATALVGKWHLGHARPEFWPKQRGFDQFYGSLVGEIDHFKHTSHGVPDWYRDNAPIEEPGFDNSLFGDEAARVIREHNGAKPLFLYLAFTAPHTPFQAPQGYLDRFKGISDENRRAYAAMISVMDDGIGKVIAELEKRGMRDNTLIVFHSDNGGVTSSIFAGDTKVAGSLPASNGPYRDGKGTLYEGGTRVAAVANWPNRIKPGVVDEMIHVVDMYPTLAGLAGATISKTKPLDGVDVWGVLADGKPSPRDEIIYNVDPMGAAIRKGDWKLVWKAALPQRLELFNLREDTSETKNLAAENPEKVIELKARIEELATDMAPPLLLMEAVRLTFHAPPVVTDPTVLFSLGD
- the repC gene encoding putative replication protein C (Evidence 3 : Putative function from multiple computational evidences) → MQTYIATTPFGRRTMSLAQFAQQAIGRSAPRDAVVHKWQVFQHIREARDRLGATDRALTILNALLSFHPETTLSGGTDIIVWPSNEQLASRANGMPATTLRRHLSILVDCGLIIRRDSPNGKRFARKGRGGDIEQVYGFDLSPIVARAEIFKDMAEAVQADKRARQVAREQLTLLRRDIVKTIAAAREEGAPGPWDSLQRRYEDTISRLPRQACGEVIEAICGDLRLLWREIRISLEIFTQSQITAANESHSGGHIKESNPESHLESSKSYPKKEENGLEPGKPGTAHQDPSLATVIKACPAIVELAQGRAIQDWRGLLGLASLVRPMLGISVKSWEGTCAALGPQRAATMLAAIYERSGRIANPGGYLRHLTERMVQGQFSTTPMILALLTTKLKEGRGGESLLHSAPSAEPPEGEGGLAPPSIPISAALRQRLGSCSTGRAEIKDRARHAYGSPVPRR
- a CDS encoding Major facilitator transporter gives rise to the protein MTDAISKRTRTAPTHWPAVLVIVWSGVAAALQVGKAAIAAPLLQIDLGIGLTAIGWLAGIFAVIGLFGGIPTGAFVARFGARRILVIGLLVTAAGAALGALITGLPSLFIGRVIEGAGFLLVTVAAPSLLERVARPSERDLAFALWSCFMPIGMAAAMLAGPLFDDWRMMWWASSALTLAICLAVPFVIPASDGRLSLSWSGLRRDTLAVSSDQGAVGLSITFALYSLMFFAVFSFLPVLLMERLGVSHQTAGLLSALASAMNVIGNLVAGLLLSKGIRRPALLIAACLVMGLASFGIFLPILPDSAAFGLCLLFSAVGGMIPAILLSSAPIVAPAAGLVPVVLGLIVQGNNLGQILGPTAIGNALDRFGWESAAYIVAGAALSAVVVVIATLRRIGPERVNDGSGGRR
- the repA gene encoding putative replication protein A (Evidence 3 : Putative function from multiple computational evidences), producing MAQTAPDKERVSPEDLKGIIQRHSNALTSQLQVHHATTFPPHAQKTIRQFSPSETARLIGIGEGYLRQVAAETPGLSGLVTNGRRTYSVEDIHNLRIHLDRGSRGTRRYLPWRREGEALQVVSVMNFKGGSGKTTTTAHLAQHLALHGYRVLAIDLDPQASLSALFGEQPELDVGQNETLYGAIRYDEEQRPIAEIVRATYIPDLHLIPGNLELMEFEHDTPRALMTRKAGDTLFFARIGQAIAQVQDLYDVVIIDCPPQLGYLTLSALTAATSVLITIHPQMLDVMSMSQFLAMTGDLLDEISRVGATSDYNWLRYLVTRFEPSDGPQNQMVAFLRSIFNDHVLIHPMLKSTAVSDAGLTNQTLFEVERSQFTRSTYDRAIEAMQNVNGEIEELISKAWGRSA
- the wrbA gene encoding NAD(P)H:quinone oxidoreductase, with the protein product MTNVLVLYYSSYGHIETMAAAVAEGGREAGASVTIRRVPELAPEAVAAKSGYKVDQSAPVATVAELADYDAIIIGTPTRYGNMASQMKNFLDQTGGLWFEDKLVGKVGSVFASTGSQHGGQETTIQSTQTVLFHLGMIVVGLPYSFKGQMRMDEITGCSPYGASTLADDGKGGHRDPSENELAGARFQGRHVAEITAALVAGRAGKAS
- the repB gene encoding putative replication protein B (Evidence 3 : Putative function from multiple computational evidences), giving the protein MSRKRIFATLDSTVGSAADPSAPETPARVEGRPRSRPLLGVAGLGIDPNRSPVGAIGQSLGEVSERNRRADEIEKRLSAGQTIVELNPAEIDPSFITDRMPADDDVQRQFVASIREQGQQVPILVRPHPQARGRYQVAFGHRRLRAAIELGMPVRAVVRDLSDEELVVAQGQENNERRDLTFIEKARFARNLQPRFTRDVIMAAMSIYKSDLSNMLSVVTRIPDELVDAIGPAHGIGRRNWIELADLLSRSDALDRATALARGDTFAAMPSDARFKAVLAALKPKPGERREPNVWTSRHGSPLARVEQSERKVAVTIDRRQAPDFADFVLNELPRLYAEYESRK
- a CDS encoding hypothetical protein (Evidence 5 : Unknown function), which encodes MPAPETMGPPTLYGYIVVLASLSALRKRKREAYVRTVSFQMGWVHRILARPAIKRCVERPVVRGYPVGRRITLLDSSASVARRLGARHVLPEQSRPRTRWLPTRLRRCADGDASGSGDDLQRPA